A segment of the Bacillus pseudomycoides genome:
CTTTCAAATAGAAGCGGAATATCTAACACAACCGCTTGCACTCCTTCTTTTATGTACATATCCTTCTGAGCATTCATTTCTTTCCGAACAGCAGGATGAACAATTTTGTTTAACTGCAATCGTTTTTCTTCATTATGAAATACAATACTCCCAAGCTTTTGGCGATCTAGTTCGCCATCTACTTGTAATACACCTTCACCGAATACCTCTACAATTTCTTTATATGCTTCTTTACCTTGTTCTACAACTTCTCTTGCAATAATATCCGCATCAATTACAGGAATGCTTAGCTCACGAAACATTTGTGAAACGGTACTTTTCCCGCTTGCAATACCTCCTGTTAAACCAATAACAACTGTCATTATGCTACCTCCTAACAAATAGAAGCGTGAAACTTATGTTTCACGCTCCCGTTTACATTTTCCAAATCCCAATAATAATGAGTAAAATTCCAGGTAGGAACGTAAATTTTTGTAACCATCGCATATTCGATAAAACCGTCCCTAGCCTCATTCCGATAAATAAAAACAAAGAGCTCATAACAGCTACTAAAACTGCCATCATAGCAGGTGTATACCCGAGTAAGGATGCACCAATACCCGCTCCAAATGAATCTACCGAAAGAGCGATACCTAAAAGTAAGGCTTCTCCACCAGAGATCGTGCCTGACTTATCAAAATCGGCAACAGTCGGTTTCCGTAAAATTTGAATAACTAATCCAAGCGAAGCAATTTCTAATTTCCAAACTTTCTCTTCTTGCTGCGGTTCGTCTTTTTTATCACTCCGAAAAAACTGATACAATACCCACGCTCCAATGGCTACTAAAACAACTCCCCCAATGCGAGTTGCAATCACCGGAGAAAACACTTTAGCAATCATATGTCCAATCCCCATCGACACAAGCATAACAGCGGCTGAACACATCCCAATGATGAGTATCGATTTTAACGGAATTCTCACGCTCCGCAGTCCATAAGTAAGCCCTACACTACAGCTATCTAAACTTAATGTAAAAGCTAATAAAATAAGAGAGAAATAATGATACATCGGTAAGCTCCTTCCCTATACATAGCTTTGCTGTATGTATATGACAAATGCCTATCCGATGTTATTAGAAAAAAATCTCTTTCTTAGCTTTTTGGCTGGCATATAGGACAATAGTGCGTCCCTCGTCCACCAACAACTGTCTTTTCAATCACGTTCCCACAAGTTACGCACGGTTCACCTTTTCTTCCGTACACATTTAACAGCTCCTGAAACGAGCCGATTTGTCCCTGTGAATTGATATATGTTCTAATTGTACTTCCACCACGCTTAACCGCTTCTCCTAATGTTTCAACAGTTGCCGCATGAATCTTTTCTATTTCAACTTTCGTTAAAGACGAAGCTTCACGTTCCGGGTGAATCC
Coding sequences within it:
- the ytaF gene encoding sporulation membrane protein YtaF, with product MYHYFSLILLAFTLSLDSCSVGLTYGLRSVRIPLKSILIIGMCSAAVMLVSMGIGHMIAKVFSPVIATRIGGVVLVAIGAWVLYQFFRSDKKDEPQQEEKVWKLEIASLGLVIQILRKPTVADFDKSGTISGGEALLLGIALSVDSFGAGIGASLLGYTPAMMAVLVAVMSSLFLFIGMRLGTVLSNMRWLQKFTFLPGILLIIIGIWKM
- the coaE gene encoding dephospho-CoA kinase (Dephospho-CoA kinase (CoaE) performs the final step in coenzyme A biosynthesis.); protein product: MTVVIGLTGGIASGKSTVSQMFRELSIPVIDADIIAREVVEQGKEAYKEIVEVFGEGVLQVDGELDRQKLGSIVFHNEEKRLQLNKIVHPAVRKEMNAQKDMYIKEGVQAVVLDIPLLFESKLTALVDRILVVAVSPSTQLERLMKRNGFTEEDAKARIDSQMSLAEKVTLANKVIYNDGTIAETKAQLQLILKEWNIIN